The sequence below is a genomic window from Paramisgurnus dabryanus chromosome 4, PD_genome_1.1, whole genome shotgun sequence.
cgagtggtcaggggtgttcactgatatgctcacacaaaaatcgctgcaaaagatgctttccaacagctgttttagcattcgttgttaacttgtggacctatttccccaaacgcctcacacccgtacattcttccgcttagagcttgaataataaacactccagcccaggtagtggcgctaatccgcctttgccaattgcaagaatagaaacaaagtttcCGGctcggagtaataccgtacctcacaggacgtctaatacagtcaatggagttggtaaaaactacgataaaacctgttggaatgcgtcttttggagcgatttttgtgtgagcataccagtgaacacccctgaccactcggtgagtttcacgtctttgtaaacgaaagtttaatgcattttaggaaggattgttccagtgcaccattaaacccattgtagaggtctgagctgaaacacaaacaagcgaaaattctcagggcagccgaaaatgtcgaaatttcagtcaaaaccattctatttcaccataaacaatctgaaaacagggctttaagtctaaaataccgaacttgtcctttaaaaagatgaatttatataattacttatatatataatacaaacATATTTCAGTGTGTATAAAAAATGCCATCCAATGCTGTTATTGACTAATAATTACCAAAAAACACAGTTTTCTTGTCCCTTTTTAAAATTTTATGAGCCTATTTATTGTTCTATCTTAACTATGTACGATTATATGCATAGTTGCATTTCATTATTAGTGTTTTGCAATTTTATGAACCACTTGAGCAACGTCTctattagggatgggcataattaatcgacgatcgacaattgattgttaagaatttcgtcgataacgttaatttgttatcaattaatcgaatgcattttttttatctaactcCTGTTTCACAAATACTCCGTATGCAGTGCGTTTGCGTACGTGTGCGGAATCCGTCAAGCACCCGTTGCAGTTTTGCAAtgctttatttatctccacatatcataaataaaaataagcagaGTAACTTTGCAAGTCTACCCttccacattatatatttcctactatgtatgtatatgatttccaaataatAAACGAGAGTATTCAACGACAAAAAAGCGTATCATATGGAAATAAATCCtcacaatattattatttctcaaaactttatgacaaaaataagcaactgtattcctacagttattcaaagatgcacacattattccgcatatatttaaatattatacaaaagtattcatataacgGCACGTCTCATATGGAAAATAAATATcctcacattaacataacagcacaatgaaatgaataaacagacaatgaaacaggattgaaatataaattgtattattattaccggaaaaaAGCAATATTGCTAAAATAATCTCTGAGGTAAATGCGTCAAAAACGATGTTACCCGCACAATAAGTCTAAATGAGCAATAAAAGTGAAACAAACATTATTAGGCCAtgtctcaaaactttatatgacaaaatatattttaaagaaatgtatacttacagttattcaaagatgcacacattattccatattactcccgtttatgagcacgtttgtctctggcctcgctctgttatgtaatagaTTGACAGCTGCGCATCCCCGTCTTTCAAACATATATAATTTTGTAATTACTACCTTAGGAAAATTAGCCATgattttatcattgtgaaaatgtttttttttttttgcagattaaaAACGATTTGTATTTCCGcaattttactacaaataccatGGTTATGGTATATTGTGGAGTTGGAGACCATAGTAAATTTGTGTCTACTGTTGTTTTACAACgaataaaaactaaaagactatgttagtataattaaacaattgtgaatgGAGCTCACAAAACGCACgctgtttcacacatactctGTATGCGGAATAAGCCAAGTTAGCGCTGAGGTACCTGTGCATCCCGGCCAGTCTTCTCTGAGCAGCTGTTTTCGGCGGCGGCTGGACTGACGGTCACCATGGGTTGCGGTCGCGTCTGACCCCAAAACATGCttttatttctcaaaaaaaaaatcaatagacTGGTGCAGAAGTTTTATGCGAGTTACTAAAGTTAGTTATTTTTCACGAGGCTTTAATGCCTAATTTGTTATAGCCATAATGTTAGAAAGGCTAATATCTTGCACTTTCTTCTGGCTTGAATAATTTTGAGttacattttgacaaaacctttcagatctaagtattatgttttttgtttaatttaatgttaaacatgaatctgtttttttatttattttggaaataatgaggtctctgtttaagaacgctggctcgcagctgcaggttccgctgctttacagcaccgcacatgcacgcacatatatgtttgaaacatagtttaactgtctgccacaagttgatcttgtaataaaggtctcatcgAGGAAAAGCACGCTGTATGTTtgtattcattgcattttttaagtataaaagttaaataacaaattttattataaaaatattaatgattaatcgatagtcgatcgttaattctcccgacgatcgacaaagaaaacttaatcgaatgcccatccctagtctCTATATGCAGTTAGTGTAGAAGGGTATAATCTTTGGGAACAATTACGCTGCCGGCAAGCAGGTCTGAAAGTCTCTTTAAAAGTCTCAATATGTTATTTTAAGGAAAAGGTTTTGATGCGCAAAGAATCCCATGTTTCTCCCAAAACTTACACAAAATGCCGTGTTTGACGAACCATAAGCTTGCATGAGCCAATGCTTGTGTAAATGTGATTTCAGATGGGACGATGGGAGCACCACTCATTGAAGTTGAAGTTTCCGGTGTGGCCACGTTACAACTCGTTCGGGGACATGGACGCGGATGAGAACCACTTGAGCATTGTGACTCTTGAGGAAAGACCCTTCGTCATAGTGGATGACGTGGACATTCTCACAGGCACCTGCATGCGTAACTCGGTACCATGCAGGAAGCACATTAAAGAGTGAGTTTTATTACAGCAACATTACAGAAGGACCCGGGAAGATAACACCAGCTTTGAATAAACTAGCTTGCACCCCAGGCATCGTGCATTCTATCTTTGTTAACCTTTAGCCGGGGAGCTTACTTTTCTGGGAAGACGGGAATTATTGTGCTGTCTCTAATGCGGTTAACGCTCAGTTTTGGATGTAATACTTGGACTGTATTAGATTGAGCTTTCCAAAcacaataaatgtttatatcttaAAACTTGTACAGCATCAGCTGTGTTTCAATAACTCTGTTTGCCGCAGTAACACCACGGAGGGTTCCTACATCAAGCAGTGCTGCAAGGGCTTCTGTATAGACATATTGAAGAAGATTGCAAGGAATGTGAAATTTACCTATGACCTTTACTTGGTCACTAACGGTAAACATGGCAAAAAGATCAATAACGTATGGAATGGCATGGTGGGGGAggttagtctgtctgtctatctatgctTTACTAACATCTATCAATCAACTATATAATAATTTTTCCATTTATCCATCTCTTTTTGTGTCTATCTCTGCAGGTTGTCTATAAAAAGGCCATAATGGCCGTCGGCTCATTGACCATAAACGAAGAACGTTCAGAGGCCATAGACTTCTCCGTCCCATTCGTGGAGACGGGCATCAGCGTGATGGTGTCCCGTAGCAACGGAACGGTGTCACCGTCAGCATTTCTaggtaataaataaatgacattcCCTTTGAATTCCCTCtggattttgtttttttagctCTGCTGTCACCAATAAATCCTTTGGTCTCTCTTTTCTCCCTCAGAACCCTTCAGTGCTTCGGTGTGGGTTATGATGTTTGTCATGTTGCTCATCGTGACGGCAATCGCTGTTTTTCTCTTTGAATTCATCAGTCCTCTCGGTTTCAATAGAAACTTGGCACAGGGCAAAGGTACGAAACGCAACCTCATCCACACAATCAACAAACCTCTGCTTTAATCCTAAACAAATCGTGGTTACAGTTTAAAAATGTGAACATTTAAGAAACAAGCGCTGTGAAACCACAGAGCTTTTACACTTTCAACTCGCTTCTCGCTAacattttcttttcattttctaaCAGACCCCCACGGGCCCTCCTTCACCATCGGTAAGGCCATCTGGCTACTGTGGGGTCTGGTGTTCAACAACTCCGTCCCCGTACAGAACCCGAGGGGcaccacaagtaaattcatTGTGTCCGTGTGGGCCTTTTTCGCTGTGATCTTCCTGGCTAGCTACACTGCCAACTTGGCCGCCTTTATGATCCAGGAAGAATTTGTGGACCAAGTCACAGGCCTTAGTGATCGAAAGGTAATTTTTGCATTGTGTAAAATATGCTGTAGGTTTTTAAATCAGGATGATTACATCAGTACTTTCACAATAGCTAATGAGACAGAGGTGAATGACCTTTTAAAACATTGACCACAAAACAAGCTGCTGTACGGGTCCAGTAAGGAGCGGAGATGAAGAAACGGCTTGTGGAAGTGTGGAAACAACACGACTGGCTAAATAACACGTCTGTGAAAACGTATCATAACTGTTGGCTCATAAACAATGGCTGAGAAGAAATCGCCTCGGTTTTAAACACATGGGGGAGTGTAGAAAGTTGCTAATTGGCACAATAATCTTAATAATATCTTGTAGTAATGTCTTTTAATGTGTAATGCagcatgttttgtttttcaaatcTTGAAGTGTGAGCATGTTTAAGAAAATCTGTCAAGATTATGTGTGTGCTGCAACCAGATTTCATAATCGGCCAGGATTTTAGTGTGAGCCCAACCTATGATTTAAGCATATCACGCGAAATAATGCCTCTTTATGTAACTCGCTTTAGAGTTAAAATATCTTCTGCATTTAACTCAGCTCCATCTGTCATTTTAACCATGCCTCATAATAAATTATTTCTTAAACTTGAATACTACCAGTTCACTTAGATGTTACCACTAGAGGCACGTATTTTAAGCTACCtgacaaaaacaatttttacacTGTGCTGTATTGATTGGCAGTTCACCAGGGCCCTTCCATCATTATATATTTACGACAGAATGTCTGATGTGGTTTTGAGGTTTAACTCTGAGTATACTGTATCTTTATTTTATGCCTTCACAGTCCTTCGATATAATTGctgcatttatttttactttcttcATAGTTTCAAAGTCCCTATTCTTACTCGCCACCATTTCGCTTTGGGACGGTCCCCAACGGGAGCACAGAACGAAACATCAGGAAGAACTACCCTGACATGCACCAGTACATGGTCAAATACCATCAAACTGGAGTTCAGGATGCACTGGTCAGCCTTAAAACTGGGTACGGCTGGAATTGTAATGCagtttatttgtgtatttactGGGGTGTGAGGTCACACGTAGAAAACACTTTTTCCCTTACattgtaattattttgtttcttaaattaaaatatttttttaccagattttaATCCACAATCCCACTGCATATGGGTAATTCTCACAAAATCGaaatttagaaggtgtccagcttcagaatttttaaaaagccaagtttttttttgcacataattataagattaaggtctgaacttactataaccattctttttagaggattttaaaaatatttctttagatttatttaaattttttaaattatcattatcaaaaattgtcattaccgcaacatgatattacattaaatatatgcatttacaaactcatgtttcggtaatgagaactaaaaagttgtctaggtactattacaaacaaaatttcaacttttatctggagaaaaaaataagaactgcctacctggtagccatcttgagtgtcacagtcaattatgtcccttccaacaatttttttctgaaaattttagttccttgagggcttaaacaatgattgaaaattgttgcggatgatgagaaaattggtcttggacacatttatatttcttattattgtctctacatttactaatgatcaccaaataccacatgtttctttactgtaaatgtttatagtataacatgcactgaagctttttcttttttagatttttttaattataaatatttccatgtcaaagaacccaaatccagtcatggccacattgcggtaatgaaaatttcctccttaaatgtggaaaaacaacaaaatttgtttgtatgatgtcatttgaaatcatgtgcaaaatagtacatgaagagatgtttctAACTGTATGTTTCATATTTTGATActctttgcatttacttttttttatcaaaatgtttcatgacacctcataagtctaatttcgcaagAATCACCCATATCTACTTTATAAACTCTCAATCTTTACTTGCTATAGGTTGTTTTAATGTTGATTTTTTGTTGTGTCAAGAACATACGAGGTTAACTGTTCCTTGTTGATTTATACAGAAAGCTGGATGCTTTCATATACGATGCCGCTGTGCTCAACTATATGGCGGGACGTGATGACGGCTGTAAGCTGGTAACTATCGGCAGCGGCTACATCTTTGCCACAACAGGATATGGAATTGCTCTGCAAAAGGGATCCTACTGGAAACGCCTGGTCGACCTCGCTATCCTTGGGATAATTGGAGATGGTATACCTGTTGTTTTGGCTTTTGTTTTACTATTGTCTCGATTATAGAATATTTTTACAGCCACAATGCTTTGTGGGATTGCCATATGAGCCAAGAATATATGCAATCTTCCTATAGTGCTCTAATTGGGTATCTTATTAAACCAGAATATTGTTGCTGCCTTGAGCAGCCAGAGCATCAGAAGTGCACATATGAGCTAGAACGTAGGCAGCTCACCGGAGTTTGGTACACAGCCAGTATGTCAGTCAGtgtttatctgtgtgtgtgtgtgtgtgtgtgtgtgtgtgtgtgtgtgtgtgtgtgtgtgtgtgtgtgtgtgtgtgtgtgaatgtgcgCTGTGAATGTTAACTGTGTGATTTTTGTGTTGTGCATTAGGTGAGATGGAGGAGCTGGAGGCCCAGTGGCTCACTGGTATCTGTCATAATGAGAAGAACGAAGTGATGAGCAGTCAGCTGGATGTGGATAATATGGCTGGTGTGTTCTATATGCTAGCGGCAGCCATGGCTCTGTCGCTAATTACTTTTGTCTGGGAGCACCTCTTCTACTGGAGGCTACGATACTGTTTCACTGGTCTGTGTTCTGGTCGACCAGGAATGCTCTTCACTATCAGCAGGGTATGTGACGTAAACATTATGGTAAATTAACTACGGAGATTTAGTTGCTGAAGGCGACCGTTATCTTGACGTATTAACGTGTCACGGTGCCTGTTTGCCCTTCATCTGTGTAGGAATTGCTGTTTATATGCTTACAAGCATCTTTTTTGCAGCAAAATAAGACGGAGCTCATAAAACACAATATAAAAGCACCAGCCACTGTCTCTTGAATAAAGTTATAGGGCACGGTTGTTTGTCACAGCAGGATGTATAATTTTATTCCATCGGTTTACAGCGTTTCGGAACTCGGCTCATAACATCAAGTAAAAAATGGGGCGAGACTATATTGAGAAATATTGCTCTAATATATCTTTTGTTGTTACATTCCACTTATGTGTTACTCAACCTCTTTCCTTTAACCTCTCCTCCTCCGTTCTGCCCACAGGGAATTTGGAGCTGTATTCACGGCGTCCACATCGAGATGAaaaaatccccagagttagaCTTTAGCCCTCAGGCCAACATGTTGCACCTTCTGAAATCAGCAAAAGAGATCACCACCCTCGGAGTTACCTCGCCCAAACGCCCGACTAGTCTTCTCCCCAACAGTTCGGGCCTGTTGGATTTAATGGGTGGAGGTAAAGGCAACAACCTGTCTCAGAAAAATGCACCCTATAACAACGCCAGCACCATGATCAGCAACCGTCACAAAGAGCCACTTAACAATACTCTGTTGCCAGGGCAACGTGCCCTGAGCTTGACGGATGCTCAGCCAGGTGTGGCTGGGAACGGTGGCTCGGGAGGTGGAGGTGAGACAGCACGACCTCCTGCTTCCAAACCACGTGCTCTGTGGAAGAAATCAGTTGAGACGCTCCGACAGACCCAAGGCCCGGGAGAAAGTTCCCCTCCGTCTGCAGCAGTGCCGGCTGTTGAGACCCTGCCTATGAAGAGTCAGCGATACCTACCCGAAGATGCACCCGCCCGCTCCGATGTGTCAGATTGCTCTGGCCGAGTGGACTTGCAGAAGCAGCAGAAATTGAAAGAGACTCTTAGAAAAAGGAACCGCCTACCGCGAGACCTGAGCGATGTGGAGCTGTCGACTCTGAGGAGTCAGCCCAGCCAGCAGAGCAATCACAGCGCTCAGATATTCTCTCAGAGCAGCCAGGGAAGTCAAATATATACAATTGACTCCATTGATCACGAGAATGGACTTCACTACCCGGATATCTTCAGTGATCACCGTGACAACAAGCACCGGCCTTCCTCTTCCTCTGAGCAACAGCCAATCCTGCAGCTCAACAGCAGTCTGCTTTCCCAGGCCCATGAACCAGATGTAATGCAAACTGCAATTGCTAAGGATAAAAAGTACAACACGTACTGCAAGCCTGGGGGAGTGGGGGGCATCACCGGTGGGCCTGCTTCTACTCAGGATCCACGACAGACACACTGCCGTAGTTGCTTGTCGAAGATGTCCAATTACTCTGGACTTTACACTGTACGGTCTCCTCAGTATCGTTGCGAGGCTTGTCTGCACTCCGGAAACCTCTATGACATCAGCGAAGATCAATTCCTCCGTCCAGATGGAAGGGGAATCGGAGGTGGAAGTGTTGACAGGGCCTTCTCTCCTTTTCTTCCCCAGCCTGATGCTTCCTTTACAGCCTATCTTCCCCAGAGTGACCAGGAAGGTGACGGTCTTATTAGCCACTACCAGAATGAAGGCGTGATCATTCACCGCCAGCACTCTTACGAGAACCTGCCCCAGAAGAGTTCGTCACGACGCGTCAGCCTCCAAGACAACACTCCATACGCCAACATTCCCTCCTCGACTTTGATCCCGGACAAGCACCCCAAAAAACAGTCGGCGCATCTAAACCACACACTTGCCGGGGTGGGCGTCAGCGGGCTGGGGATCGGCCGTCGCAGCAAGTCGATGTATCCAGCCCAACCTACAGATAATCCTTTTCTGCAGACGCTCCGTGACGACCAGCGTCTGGCCCATGGCCGCAGCTCCACAGACATTTATAAGCAGCTGGTGCCGCTCACATTAGGCCAGGTTGACGGCAACGTGCTCGGCATGGGGATGGTGACCCCTGACCTCTATTACACCGAGCATGTCATGCCTTATGTAGCCCCTCCACCCGTCGGCACGTACACCGCCCCTAGAGCATTGAGTGCTGGGGGCGCTCGACGTATCTACAAGAGGATGCCGAGCATCGAATCTGATGTCTGATAGAGAGCGCTTGACAGAGAGTATAAAAAACTCTGAAAAGACATGCATGGATACTTCCAACGGGATATGATTCAAAACCGGAACTGTTCGCCGGCTTCTAAAGCTCTGTGACTGTAGGGCGAGAAAGTAACTTCGTTTTCCTTCTTGGACTTATCTGTCTAAACAAAAGTCAGAGTTCAGTTTTTACATCAGGTCCCCTCTAGTCGAGCAGCAGCTCTGCgtcttccagaaaacattgacGTTGGTGGGCAGGACGCTCTTGCGCCTCAGAGCAAAGAAAGAGCAGCGGAAGCTGTTTGGAAGAACAGGGGCAGCTCCAAAGAGTTTCCTTTTTCAACCAACACGAGCAACCAAAAAGTAAATTGAAATAAACGAGTATCCACATTCTGCActtttacacacaaacacactcgtaCACAAGAGGCACAAAGttagatgtaagaataaaatctCTCCTGACCAAAAAACGAAAGCAGCGTACAGTAAAATAAACGACAGGCGTACACATAATTCGATCAGATCCGAGTTTTTGGAGAGGCGGAAGAACGTTTGTCATTGTGTTCAAACGACTTATAAATGCATGTACAAATGCATTTCGGTGTCGAATCTGCACTGAGGCACGAACCACAAAGACTGCTTAGAGAGTTCAAAGATTAGATTTCCATTCCAGCCTGAACTGTGATAAAATGCACTACCTGATTGATTAGCCTTGGGTGAAATCAAGTACGTTAGAGAGTTTCAGAAGAAGGAAACCCCAGACAAGACCTGCGATTGCTTGGACTTGTTCGAGGACATCAACGGAGGAAAAGGTCTTCGCCCCTCCCCACATTTGAATCTGACCTAAGCGGCATGCAAAGCGCAGAACGGCACTCCTCTGCTCACAGCACAACAGTGTAGTAAAGTGTCAGTGTTAATTCATCCAAATTGTATCATCTCGAGCATATTTCTATAGTTGTCTAGAATATTGAAGTGTGATAGtcaatttttacagttttatacACTGCCAAATATTCGGAAGGGTGTGCGAAGCATATCTGTAGTGTTATGGAAAATATAAATAGGAAAGAGGTGAAGGAAAGAGGGACTCGTCGGAggacaaaaaaataatttaaaacccCACACCAACTTAATGATGTCAATGCAGAGATATAAAAACGTACCTGTTTGCCTCGAACACACAAGCACATCACTTCCTGTAGAATCCAACCACGCGGTCATACTTCACGATTATTTGGGTCGTTTTGAAATATTATGGTCGTTCCAGCGATATGCACAATATCAGGTtgcaatattatatttatgTATGAAATTTCCTAGTTTTATTATTAGTTCCTTTATTTATGAATTGTTATACACGTGGAATTCATTTATAAATGTGATTTAATTgcgtatatatttaaaaacaaaagataACAGCATGTTAATCTTCTCTATGGTCGAACTTTTAGAATTGTTCTTTTTGATTTCGATGTGAATGGGAGTATATGTTTACAGTGAATGTGAAAATATGGATTCATCTCAGATGTGATTTTTGATTCTCATTTGAATACAAACATAAAACTGTCGTATCGAAAACTGTCGACTGGATTGTACGTTTTTTTCCGTGTCTATATTTCAGGGTATATACTGGGTTTTTAACTCGAGTGGCTTGAAATCAATACTGGAGTATACAGTGTGGCTATTGATAAAGCCTTTTGCAGA
It includes:
- the grin2ab gene encoding glutamate receptor ionotropic, NMDA 2A, whose amino-acid sequence is MMGAVVWFMVLLAFLGWSQAAEKPPSLSVAVILGQTPTVSESALRPVRGVGAPLDVTVLSVQVNQTDPGSMLTHLCELMSRQRLHGLVYGDGTDQEAVAQMLDFVSSQTSMPILGIHGGSAMTMAEKDAGSSFFQFGASLQQEALLMLAIMEEYDWHVFSVVTTKFPGFQEFIATVRVTVDHSFVRWDLQSVVTLDGVGEPEDRAHVQLKRIQSPVILLYCSKDEAALVLDEARSLGLTGAGFVWIVPSLTTGNIEHTPEAFPTGMISVAYDEWDYPLETRVQDAVGIISSAAAAMFREEGRIPDGTASCSSQSEKPEVPPSALRRYMMGVRLGGKDHSFMDDGYQVNPKLVVIVLNTQREWEKMGRWEHHSLKLKFPVWPRYNSFGDMDADENHLSIVTLEERPFVIVDDVDILTGTCMRNSVPCRKHIKDNTTEGSYIKQCCKGFCIDILKKIARNVKFTYDLYLVTNGKHGKKINNVWNGMVGEVVYKKAIMAVGSLTINEERSEAIDFSVPFVETGISVMVSRSNGTVSPSAFLEPFSASVWVMMFVMLLIVTAIAVFLFEFISPLGFNRNLAQGKDPHGPSFTIGKAIWLLWGLVFNNSVPVQNPRGTTSKFIVSVWAFFAVIFLASYTANLAAFMIQEEFVDQVTGLSDRKFQSPYSYSPPFRFGTVPNGSTERNIRKNYPDMHQYMVKYHQTGVQDALVSLKTGKLDAFIYDAAVLNYMAGRDDGCKLVTIGSGYIFATTGYGIALQKGSYWKRLVDLAILGIIGDGEMEELEAQWLTGICHNEKNEVMSSQLDVDNMAGVFYMLAAAMALSLITFVWEHLFYWRLRYCFTGLCSGRPGMLFTISRGIWSCIHGVHIEMKKSPELDFSPQANMLHLLKSAKEITTLGVTSPKRPTSLLPNSSGLLDLMGGGKGNNLSQKNAPYNNASTMISNRHKEPLNNTLLPGQRALSLTDAQPGVAGNGGSGGGGETARPPASKPRALWKKSVETLRQTQGPGESSPPSAAVPAVETLPMKSQRYLPEDAPARSDVSDCSGRVDLQKQQKLKETLRKRNRLPRDLSDVELSTLRSQPSQQSNHSAQIFSQSSQGSQIYTIDSIDHENGLHYPDIFSDHRDNKHRPSSSSEQQPILQLNSSLLSQAHEPDVMQTAIAKDKKYNTYCKPGGVGGITGGPASTQDPRQTHCRSCLSKMSNYSGLYTVRSPQYRCEACLHSGNLYDISEDQFLRPDGRGIGGGSVDRAFSPFLPQPDASFTAYLPQSDQEGDGLISHYQNEGVIIHRQHSYENLPQKSSSRRVSLQDNTPYANIPSSTLIPDKHPKKQSAHLNHTLAGVGVSGLGIGRRSKSMYPAQPTDNPFLQTLRDDQRLAHGRSSTDIYKQLVPLTLGQVDGNVLGMGMVTPDLYYTEHVMPYVAPPPVGTYTAPRALSAGGARRIYKRMPSIESDV